The Terriglobia bacterium genome includes the window GGAAATTGTTATCAGAAATCTCCAATTTCGAATCTCCAATCTCGAATTTCCAATAATGGTTTTCCCCCCTTTTGTGTATGATTTGGCAAGCACTTCGGAGGCTATTGATGCGGGTGAAACGTCCTGGTTTCGCGGTTGTAATCGCGCTGCTGATGTCGGTCTGTCTTTTTGCCGAGGAGGGAAAAGAAGGCTCCGTCAACGCCGACGGCACATCCCCTCTGCACTGGGCGGTTCGCGCCGATGACGCGCCGGCCGTCGACCGGTTGCTGCGCTCCGGCGCGGATGCCAAGGCGGCCGATCGTTACGGTGTTACTTCGCTTTATCTTGCGGCCGTGAATGGCAATGCCGCCATCATAGGCAAGCTGCTGGATGCCGGAGCCGATCCGAATTCCAAAGATCCTGCCGGCGAAACAACCCTGATGACCGCTGCTCGTACCGGCACTCCCGACGCGCTGAAGGCGCTGCTTGAGCGCGGCGCGAACGTAAATGCAGTCGATCCGGAGTTCCAGCAGACGGCCCTGATGCTCGCGGTCCGCGAAAACCATCCCGCCGCGGTCCAGTTGCTGATCGAACGCGGCGCCGAACTCAACGCCCACACGCGGAGCGGTGAGACGCCGGCTTTCCGTCCGCCATGCAAAGGCACGGGCTGCGGCTCCGAAGGCGTGGGAATCAATCGCGGCGGCCTGCCCGACCGGGGCATCCGGGCCGCGATAACCGGCGGGTTGACCTCCTTATTATATGCCGCGCGCGACGGCCGTCCTGAAGCCGCCCGCCTGCTCGTCGATGCGCACGCCGACGTGAATCTGGCCGACCCCAACGGGATCAGCCCTCTGTTGATGTCCATTATGAACGGGCACCTCGACGTCGCCCGCTTCCTGCTCGATCACGGCGCCGGTATCGAGACCGCCGATTTCTGGGGACGCACACCGCTCTGGGCCGCCGTCGATCTCCGCAATATGGAACTCGATCATGGGAACGACGTTGGCGTGGACCGCGCGCCTGTCATCGATTTCATCAAACTACTCGTCGACCGCGGCGCGAACGTCAACGTGCGAACGAAAGAGGTTCCTCCCGGCAGGCGCTGGCTCTACTCCTTGGGCGATGTTTCCTGGGTCGATATGACCGGACAAACGCCGTTCCTGCGCGCCGCCCTCTCCGGCGACGCGATCACCATGCGATTCCTGCTCGATCACGGCGCCGATCCCAACCTCGCAACACTCGGTGGCACCACGCCGCTCATGGCCGCCGCCGGCGTGAACTGGACCGTCGCGCAGACCTATACCGTCTCGAAAGAATCGCTGCTCGAAGCCGTGAAGATCTGCCTCGAGAAAGGCGCCGACGTCAACGCCACCAACTCGATGGGGCTTACCGCCGTCATGGGTGCTGCCAATCGGGGATCCGACGACATCATTAAATTCCTTGCCGAGCACGGCGCCAGGGTCGACGTGAAAGACGCGTCCGGCCGCACAGCCGTCACCTGGGCTGAAGGCGTC containing:
- a CDS encoding ankyrin repeat domain-containing protein, with amino-acid sequence MRVKRPGFAVVIALLMSVCLFAEEGKEGSVNADGTSPLHWAVRADDAPAVDRLLRSGADAKAADRYGVTSLYLAAVNGNAAIIGKLLDAGADPNSKDPAGETTLMTAARTGTPDALKALLERGANVNAVDPEFQQTALMLAVRENHPAAVQLLIERGAELNAHTRSGETPAFRPPCKGTGCGSEGVGINRGGLPDRGIRAAITGGLTSLLYAARDGRPEAARLLVDAHADVNLADPNGISPLLMSIMNGHLDVARFLLDHGAGIETADFWGRTPLWAAVDLRNMELDHGNDVGVDRAPVIDFIKLLVDRGANVNVRTKEVPPGRRWLYSLGDVSWVDMTGQTPFLRAALSGDAITMRFLLDHGADPNLATLGGTTPLMAAAGVNWTVAQTYTVSKESLLEAVKICLEKGADVNATNSMGLTAVMGAANRGSDDIIKFLAEHGARVDVKDASGRTAVTWAEGVFLASVGAERKPTTVALLQQLMGNGK